Proteins encoded in a region of the Suncus etruscus isolate mSunEtr1 chromosome 1, mSunEtr1.pri.cur, whole genome shotgun sequence genome:
- the BTBD17 gene encoding BTB/POZ domain-containing protein 17, translating into MGRLGYAKLGSWGRFWTTLTLVGLATRAAHRADLGGEAAGTSINHSQMQLQRLQELLRHGNGSDVVLRVQAAGTDEVRVYHAHRLLLELQSERFRELLSNQSDVVLQEARDGAAVFDKFIRYLYCGELTVLLAQAIPLHRLATKYRVASLQRGVADYMRAHLAGGAGPAVGWYHYAVSTGDEALRDSCLQFLAWNLSAVTGSPEWGSVSPELLAQLLPRSDLVLQDELELFQALEAWLGRTRPPVAVAERALRAIRYPMIPPAQLFQLQARSAALARHGPAVADLLLQAYQFHAASPLHFAKFFDVNGSAFLPRNYLAPAWGAPWVINNPARDDRSISFQTQLGPSGHDSGRRVTWNVLFSPRWLPVSLRPVYSDVAGTALPAARPEDGRPRLVVTPASSGAEAAGVSFQKTVLVGARQHGRLLVRHAYSFHQSSEEAGDFLAQADLHRRNSEYLVENALHLHLIVKPVYHTLIRTPK; encoded by the exons ATGGGGCGCCTGGGCTACGCCAAACTGGGGTCTTGGGGTCGCTTCTGGACCACCCTCACCTTGGTGGGCCTGGCCACTCGCGCGG CGCACAGAGCCGACCTTGGTGGGGAGGCCGCGGGCACGTCCATCAATCACTCCCAGATGCAACTGCAGCGCCTGCAGGAGCTGCTGCGCCACGGCAATGGCAGCGACGTGGTGCTGCGGGTGCAGGCGGCAGGCACCGACGAGGTGCGTGTCTATCACGCCCACCGCCTGCTGCTGGAGCTGCAGAGTGAACGGTTCAGGGAGCTCCTGAGCAACCAGAGCGACGTGGTCCTGCAGGAGGCCCGAGATGGTGCCGCTGTCTTCGACAAATTCATCAG GTACCTGTACTGCGGGGAGCTGACCGTGCTGCTGGCCCAAGCCATCCCCTTGCACCGTCTGGCCACCAAATACCGCGTGGCCTCACTGCAACGCGGAGTGGCCGACTACATGCGTGCCCACCTGGCAGGTGGTGCGGGCCCAGCTGTAGGCTGGTACCACTATGCGGTGAGCACTGGAGACGAAGCCCTGCGGGACAGCTGCCTGCAGTTCCTGGCTTGGAACCTGTCCGCTGTGACGGGGAGCCCAGAATGGGGCTCCGTGAGCCCCGAGTTGCTGGCACAGCTGCTGCCACGCTCCGACCTGGTCCTGCAGGACGAGCTGGAGCTGTTCCAGGCGTTGGAGGCCTGGCTGGGGCGCACGAGGCCACCTGTGGCCGTGGCCGAGCGTGCCTTACGGGCCATCCGCTACCCCATGATTCCGCCGGCCCAGCTGTTCCAGCTGCAGGCGCGCTCAGCCGCCCTGGCACGCCACGGCCCAGCGGTGGCTGACCTCCTGCTGCAGGCCTACCAGTTCCACGCTGCCTCTCCATTGCATTTTGCCAAATTCTTCGACGTCAACGGCAGCGCCTTCCTGCCCCGCAACTACCTCGCGCCGGCCTGGGGCGCACCGTGGGTGATCAACAACCCGGCCCGGGATGACCGAAGCATCAGCTTCCAGACCCAGCTGGGACCCAGCGGCCACGACTCGGGTCGTCGAGTCACCTGGAACGTGCTCTTCTCCCCACGCTGGCTGCCCGTCAGCCTGCGACCCGTCTACTCGGATGTGGCGGGCACCGCCTTGCCCGCTGCACGGCCCGAGGATGGGAGGCCTCGGCTCGTGGTCACCCCGGCCAGCAGCGGGGCCGAGGCGGCCGGAGTGAGCTTCCAGAAGACCGTGCTGGTCGGGGCCCGCCAGCACGGTCGCCTGCTGGTCCGTCACGCCTACAGCTTCCACCAGAGCAGCGAGGAGGCCGGCGACTTCTTGGCACAAGCCGACCTGCACAGGCGCAACTCGGAGTACCTGGTGGAGAACGCCTTGCACCTGCACCTCATTGTCAAACCCGTCTACCACACCCTCATCCGGACCCCCAAGTAG